A region of Chlamydia crocodili DNA encodes the following proteins:
- a CDS encoding BPL-N domain-containing protein, which translates to MRTKVLVYSDEGVSPYYLRHLIRWLKNSLPSEENLEICRVDGNFLLYDPLWEFTARLLIIPGGADRPYHKVLQGLGTARIDNYIREGGNYLGICAGAYFACKSLSFNEPDGSLYVADRGLGFFPGRAVGPAYGSLFSYTSPIGVRAAPLFFSNLNTSSWALFNGGPYFEYADTYAGICVEARYADLPEQPAAIISRRLDKGLVILSGLHIEYLPEYCQMLEDNVVKAREILTNATALNQYRVSLLSRLLHTTTSVMI; encoded by the coding sequence ATGAGAACCAAAGTACTTGTTTACTCTGACGAAGGCGTCTCTCCTTATTATTTGCGTCATCTGATCCGCTGGTTAAAAAATAGTCTTCCCTCTGAGGAGAACCTAGAAATCTGTCGCGTAGATGGGAATTTTCTTCTTTACGATCCTTTATGGGAATTTACAGCACGTCTACTGATTATCCCCGGAGGTGCTGATCGTCCTTATCATAAAGTTTTGCAAGGTTTAGGTACCGCAAGAATAGATAATTATATTCGTGAGGGTGGGAATTATCTAGGCATTTGTGCTGGAGCTTATTTTGCGTGTAAAAGCTTAAGTTTTAATGAGCCCGATGGTTCTCTTTATGTTGCCGATCGAGGATTAGGTTTCTTTCCTGGTCGTGCTGTAGGTCCCGCGTACGGTTCGTTATTCTCTTATACAAGTCCAATAGGTGTACGTGCTGCACCACTATTTTTTTCTAATTTGAATACGAGTAGTTGGGCTTTATTTAATGGTGGTCCGTATTTTGAATACGCAGATACCTATGCGGGGATTTGTGTAGAAGCTCGTTATGCGGATCTTCCTGAACAACCTGCTGCAATTATTTCTCGACGCTTAGACAAAGGTTTAGTCATTCTTTCTGGATTGCATATAGAGTATCTTCCTGAGTATTGTCAGATGTTAGAGGATAACGTCGTTAAGGCTCGCGAGATTTTAACAAACGCTACAGCTTTGAATCAGTATCGTGTATCCCTTTTATCACGTTTACTTCATACAACAACGTCTGTAATGATATGA
- a CDS encoding DMT family transporter: protein MFVNDSQTKQSRSVPVGLFHSLLACLYWGIVFVIPNLLESFQELDIVLTRYTIFGIFSLFPILWKRQNIFKNISLHVWGQSFLWAFLVNMVYYFGIALAIRYVGAAITIIIAGLAPIAVLFHSNVKKKELSYTLLSAISCVIFLGVVLTNLSEFHSTTAVNPLQYFIGLSCVIISTGIWVAYIICNYDFLLKNPNISPDLWCGMLGVASLAICLPLIIIFDCLGITHIAHNFIAHTPTSERLLFILLCSAMGIFSSSRAITSWNKASLHLSPALLGAMLIFEPIFGLILSYLYEKTLPTLQEGVGIFLMLGGSLICLILFGRKANQKEPEESKILPSAD from the coding sequence ATGTTTGTTAATGATTCTCAAACAAAACAATCCCGTAGCGTTCCTGTAGGACTATTTCATAGTCTATTAGCTTGTCTCTACTGGGGAATAGTCTTCGTGATTCCTAATTTGTTAGAATCTTTTCAAGAACTTGATATTGTCTTAACCCGTTATACCATTTTCGGGATTTTTTCTCTGTTCCCTATCCTATGGAAAAGACAAAATATCTTTAAAAACATCTCTTTGCATGTTTGGGGTCAAAGCTTCCTCTGGGCCTTTCTTGTAAATATGGTCTACTATTTTGGCATTGCTTTGGCAATTCGTTACGTGGGGGCCGCTATAACTATCATTATCGCCGGATTAGCTCCCATAGCTGTTCTATTTCATTCAAATGTAAAGAAAAAAGAGCTTTCCTACACCCTACTCTCTGCAATTAGCTGCGTGATTTTCTTAGGGGTCGTGCTAACAAATCTCTCCGAATTTCATTCAACAACAGCAGTAAACCCTCTACAGTATTTTATAGGGCTTTCTTGTGTAATCATATCTACGGGTATTTGGGTTGCTTATATTATCTGTAACTACGATTTTTTGTTAAAAAATCCTAATATTTCTCCAGATTTATGGTGTGGGATGCTGGGGGTAGCTTCGTTGGCGATTTGTCTCCCCCTGATTATTATTTTTGATTGTCTAGGTATCACACACATTGCTCATAATTTTATAGCACATACCCCAACATCAGAACGACTGCTCTTTATTCTTCTCTGCTCAGCTATGGGGATATTCTCCTCATCGCGAGCTATCACGTCATGGAATAAGGCTAGCTTACATTTATCTCCTGCTCTTTTAGGAGCCATGTTAATCTTTGAGCCTATTTTTGGGTTGATTTTATCCTATCTTTATGAAAAGACCCTGCCCACCTTACAAGAAGGTGTTGGGATTTTCTTGATGTTGGGAGGCAGTCTTATTTGTTTGATTCTTTTCGGAAGAAAGGCAAATCAAAAGGAACCAGAGGAATCCAAGATTCTTCCTTCTGCAGATTAG
- the recD2 gene encoding SF1B family DNA helicase RecD2, whose product MEKISGKLESVLFEDQDSKETAAHMRIPYKGTIIVIKGQFPDSFLQIGMQLHLYGKWSENSNLGKYFQVYSCDSSEMGDNRGIVNYLTSKLVKGIGPKITEKIIEKFQNETADILDNQPERLIEIPGISQARCDSLCTQLSEQKDLRTTLLFLQQYNIAIHYGVRIYKKYKEHSIEKICEDPFLLAREMEGIGFKTADLIATRLGVPLNSQSRLFAGIQHALEELQEDGHTCYPLQGLAQAVEKLLNQDIPEKIIQTEEIISQVYSMREKNLLHIQELETIPHVWVKHIYLAEKTVVSDLKRILFSSRKIRSIDGNKAIQWVEDNLSLHLEQNQREAVRACFSEKIHIITGGPGTGKSTITKAILKIFEQVTYKIILAAPTGKAAKRMTEITGKHSVTIHALLQYDFKTRSFRKNYENPIDCDLIIVDESGMMDTYLLYHFLKALPDHVIIILIGDVHQLPSIGPGNILKDIINSKKITVTKLNKIFRQVHDSNIIINAHKVNEGEFPILYSESGRKDFLFFQKEDPQEAVDHIVHLVTQFIPKKYHIYSKDIQILSPMKKGILGIHNLNKVLKSALNPKQATLHGRFHSYAIGDKVMQIRNNYNKEVFNGDIGYISMINFENKRVIVNMEGKYVVYSFSELDDLVLAYATSVHKYQGSESPCVVLPIHTSHFMMLYRNLLYTAITRGKQLVILVGTKKAIAIATRNDKVQHRCTGLVQALEKLTQPAQETFSSS is encoded by the coding sequence ATGGAAAAAATTTCCGGAAAATTAGAAAGCGTACTTTTTGAAGATCAGGATTCAAAAGAAACCGCTGCGCACATGAGAATACCCTACAAGGGCACAATCATCGTTATCAAAGGTCAGTTTCCTGATTCTTTTCTACAAATCGGTATGCAGCTACACCTGTATGGAAAATGGTCAGAAAATTCAAATTTAGGAAAATATTTCCAAGTATACAGTTGCGATTCTTCGGAAATGGGCGATAACCGTGGAATAGTCAATTATCTTACATCTAAGCTTGTCAAAGGTATCGGGCCGAAAATCACTGAGAAGATTATCGAAAAATTTCAAAATGAGACTGCTGATATTCTTGATAATCAACCGGAAAGATTAATTGAAATTCCAGGAATTAGCCAAGCCCGCTGTGATAGTTTATGCACACAACTCAGCGAACAAAAAGATCTGAGAACTACTCTTCTTTTCCTACAACAATACAATATCGCTATCCACTATGGCGTAAGAATTTATAAAAAATATAAAGAGCACTCCATAGAGAAAATCTGTGAAGATCCCTTCCTACTCGCTAGAGAAATGGAGGGTATTGGATTTAAAACAGCTGATCTGATCGCCACACGCTTAGGAGTACCCCTAAACTCACAAAGTAGATTATTTGCAGGAATACAGCATGCTCTAGAAGAACTTCAAGAAGATGGCCATACTTGTTATCCCCTACAGGGGCTTGCTCAAGCTGTAGAGAAACTCCTAAATCAGGACATTCCTGAAAAAATTATACAAACTGAAGAGATCATCTCTCAGGTATATAGCATGCGCGAGAAAAATCTTTTGCATATTCAAGAGTTAGAAACCATACCACACGTCTGGGTAAAGCATATTTACTTAGCAGAAAAGACTGTAGTTTCTGATTTAAAACGGATCTTATTTTCCTCTAGGAAAATTCGTTCTATAGATGGAAATAAGGCCATTCAATGGGTTGAGGACAATCTAAGCCTTCACTTAGAGCAAAATCAAAGGGAAGCAGTCCGTGCATGTTTTTCAGAAAAGATTCACATCATTACCGGAGGACCGGGAACAGGAAAAAGTACCATTACAAAGGCTATTCTGAAGATATTTGAGCAGGTTACCTATAAAATCATTCTAGCAGCTCCTACAGGAAAGGCAGCTAAACGCATGACAGAAATTACCGGAAAGCACTCGGTGACTATTCATGCTCTACTACAATATGATTTTAAAACACGTTCATTTCGTAAGAATTATGAAAATCCTATAGATTGCGATCTAATCATAGTCGATGAATCAGGAATGATGGATACCTATCTCCTATACCATTTTCTGAAAGCACTTCCTGATCATGTGATTATCATCCTGATCGGAGATGTACATCAGCTACCTAGTATCGGCCCTGGAAATATCTTAAAAGATATTATCAATTCTAAAAAAATCACCGTAACTAAGCTCAATAAGATTTTTCGTCAGGTACATGACTCAAATATCATTATCAATGCTCATAAAGTAAATGAAGGTGAATTCCCTATACTCTATTCTGAATCAGGACGTAAGGATTTCTTATTCTTTCAAAAAGAGGATCCTCAAGAGGCTGTGGATCATATTGTCCACCTAGTCACACAGTTTATTCCTAAGAAATATCATATTTATTCTAAAGATATTCAGATTCTCTCCCCAATGAAAAAAGGTATTTTAGGAATTCATAATCTCAACAAAGTACTAAAATCTGCTTTAAATCCTAAACAAGCAACTCTCCACGGCAGGTTTCACTCCTATGCTATTGGAGATAAAGTTATGCAAATCCGCAATAACTACAATAAAGAAGTATTCAATGGGGATATTGGCTATATCTCCATGATCAACTTTGAAAATAAGCGTGTTATAGTAAATATGGAAGGAAAGTACGTTGTGTATTCCTTCTCAGAACTTGATGATCTTGTTTTAGCCTATGCCACTTCGGTACATAAATATCAGGGAAGTGAAAGTCCCTGTGTTGTACTTCCTATACATACATCTCATTTCATGATGCTCTATAGGAATCTTCTCTACACAGCAATTACAAGGGGAAAACAGCTTGTCATTCTAGTGGGAACAAAAAAAGCAATAGCTATAGCCACAAGAAATGATAAGGTACAACATCGCTGTACAGGACTTGTGCAAGCCCTTGAGAAACTTACGCAACCCGCACAAGAAACTTTCTCATCTTCATGA
- the metG gene encoding methionine--tRNA ligase: MPARVLITSALPYANGPLHFGHIAGAYLPADVYARFRRLLGDDVLYICGSDEYGIAITLNAERAGLEYQEYVNMYHKIHKDTFNKLGISLDFFSRTTNPFHKALVEDFYLQLKSKGLVENNISLQLYSEDEKRFLADRYVEGTCPKCRFDSARGDECQKCGADYEATDLINPRSKLSGSQLVLKETEHAYFHLERMVEPLLAFVEKVYLPEHIRKFVVDYIKNLRPRAITRDLSWGIPVPDFPNKVFYVWFDAPIGYVSATMDWAVSANNPDAWKDFWLEESTDYVQFIGKDNIPFHSAIFPAMELGQNVPYKKVDALISSEFYLLEGYQFSKSEGNYVDMDAFLDTYSLDKLRYVLAATAPETSDSEFTFIDFKTRCNSELVGKFGNFINRVLAFAEKNGFRELAYSADMLEDKDRQFLDEAQRIVQEARAYYSKYSLRKACSAIMELAALGNVYFNDQAPWKLLKEGISHRVETILFCACYCQKLLALIAYPILPGTAWEIWKMLSPKSLDLENQNKDRVASLWDAEFLEFSDEVFFLTTPQLLFTIVD, encoded by the coding sequence ATGCCCGCGCGCGTTTTAATTACTTCGGCATTGCCTTATGCGAACGGACCTCTACATTTTGGACATATAGCTGGAGCCTATTTACCTGCGGATGTCTACGCGAGATTTCGAAGATTATTAGGAGATGATGTTCTTTATATTTGTGGTTCTGATGAATATGGAATCGCAATCACATTAAATGCCGAACGCGCAGGTTTAGAATATCAAGAGTATGTGAATATGTATCATAAGATACATAAGGATACTTTCAATAAATTAGGGATTTCCCTAGATTTCTTCTCACGTACAACGAATCCTTTTCACAAAGCTCTTGTGGAAGACTTTTACCTACAGCTAAAATCGAAGGGCTTGGTAGAAAACAACATTTCGCTTCAGCTATATTCTGAAGATGAAAAGCGTTTTCTTGCTGATCGTTATGTAGAGGGTACGTGTCCAAAATGTAGATTTGATAGTGCGCGTGGTGATGAATGTCAAAAATGTGGAGCTGACTACGAAGCTACTGATCTAATTAATCCACGATCTAAATTATCAGGATCTCAACTAGTTCTTAAAGAGACTGAGCATGCGTATTTTCATTTAGAACGTATGGTTGAGCCTTTATTAGCGTTTGTAGAAAAGGTATATTTACCTGAGCATATTCGTAAGTTTGTTGTAGATTATATTAAGAATTTACGTCCACGTGCCATTACTAGAGATTTATCTTGGGGGATTCCCGTTCCTGATTTCCCAAATAAGGTATTTTATGTGTGGTTTGACGCTCCTATTGGTTATGTCAGTGCAACTATGGATTGGGCAGTATCTGCGAATAACCCTGATGCATGGAAAGACTTTTGGTTAGAAGAATCTACAGATTACGTACAATTTATAGGTAAGGACAATATTCCTTTTCATTCAGCGATATTTCCAGCTATGGAATTAGGTCAAAATGTCCCTTATAAGAAGGTTGATGCTTTAATATCTTCAGAGTTTTATCTTCTCGAGGGTTATCAATTCAGTAAATCCGAAGGGAATTATGTAGATATGGATGCCTTCTTGGATACGTATTCTCTTGATAAATTACGTTATGTGTTAGCTGCCACAGCTCCAGAAACTTCTGATAGTGAATTTACTTTCATAGATTTTAAGACACGATGTAATTCAGAGCTTGTCGGTAAGTTTGGGAATTTTATTAATCGTGTACTTGCTTTTGCAGAGAAAAATGGATTTAGAGAACTAGCATATTCTGCAGATATGTTAGAAGACAAAGATAGACAGTTTCTGGATGAAGCACAAAGAATTGTTCAGGAAGCTCGGGCATATTATAGTAAGTATAGCTTGCGTAAGGCCTGCTCAGCAATTATGGAGTTGGCAGCGTTAGGAAATGTATACTTTAACGATCAGGCACCTTGGAAGCTTCTTAAAGAAGGAATATCGCATCGTGTAGAGACTATACTTTTTTGTGCATGTTATTGTCAGAAATTATTGGCGTTGATTGCATATCCTATTCTTCCGGGGACAGCTTGGGAGATATGGAAAATGCTTTCTCCAAAATCTCTAGATCTTGAAAACCAGAATAAAGATCGTGTGGCAAGCCTTTGGGATGCTGAGTTTTTGGAGTTCTCAGACGAGGTTTTCTTTTTAACAACACCGCAGTTGTTATTTACAATTGTAGACTAG
- the gmk gene encoding guanylate kinase, translated as MKDKVRVPFSPDQPSCAPKLFTVSAPAGAGKTTLVRMLAREFPESFQKTLSLTTRSPRPEEVSGVDYWFVSQEEFKQRLDSNDFLEWVSLFGEYYGTSRLEIDEIWKSGKHAVAVIDVEGALSLKNKIPTVTIFISAPSQEELERRLKHRGSEKDSQRQERLQHSLVEQAASDQFEYVIINDDLEKSYEILKSIFIAEEHRNVL; from the coding sequence ATGAAAGATAAAGTTCGTGTTCCTTTTTCACCTGATCAACCTTCGTGTGCACCGAAACTATTTACTGTTAGCGCTCCTGCAGGAGCCGGGAAAACTACACTAGTGCGTATGTTAGCACGGGAATTCCCTGAATCTTTTCAAAAAACCTTATCCTTAACAACACGATCTCCTCGTCCTGAAGAAGTTTCTGGTGTAGATTACTGGTTTGTTTCCCAAGAAGAGTTTAAACAACGATTGGATAGTAATGATTTTTTAGAGTGGGTTTCGCTTTTTGGAGAGTACTACGGAACAAGTCGTTTAGAAATTGATGAGATTTGGAAATCGGGGAAACATGCGGTTGCAGTGATTGATGTAGAGGGCGCTTTATCTTTAAAAAATAAGATCCCTACAGTCACTATTTTTATTTCCGCGCCTTCTCAAGAAGAACTAGAGAGGCGTTTAAAACATAGAGGATCAGAGAAAGATTCTCAAAGACAAGAACGATTGCAGCATAGTCTCGTTGAACAAGCTGCATCGGACCAATTTGAATACGTCATTATCAATGATGATTTGGAAAAATCTTACGAGATTTTGAAGAGTATTTTTATAGCAGAAGAACATAGGAACGTATTATGA
- a CDS encoding ribonuclease HII, with product MKTLAIDEEQLFLSKTIFEEEVFDEGFSIIAGVDEVGRGPLAGPVVAGACILPRGKVFPGVNDSKKLTPKERAKIRDILLNDSDVYYGIGVVSVERIDEINILEATKEAMAKAIANLSIYPDFLLIDGLYLPHKIPCKKIIKGDSKSASIAAASIIAKEYRDDLMRELHQHYPNYGFDKHKGYGTAAHLAALKAFGPCDCHRKSFAPIRQVF from the coding sequence ATGAAGACACTAGCTATTGATGAAGAACAATTATTTCTATCAAAAACTATCTTTGAAGAAGAAGTTTTTGATGAGGGTTTCTCTATCATAGCTGGAGTAGATGAGGTCGGAAGAGGCCCTCTAGCAGGGCCTGTAGTTGCAGGAGCCTGCATACTTCCTCGAGGTAAGGTATTTCCTGGGGTGAATGATAGTAAAAAGTTAACTCCCAAGGAAAGAGCTAAAATTCGCGATATTCTATTGAATGATTCAGATGTATATTATGGAATTGGAGTTGTATCTGTAGAAAGAATAGATGAGATCAATATTCTTGAAGCAACCAAGGAAGCTATGGCAAAAGCAATAGCAAATCTGTCAATTTATCCTGATTTTCTTCTAATAGATGGCCTATATTTACCCCATAAAATTCCTTGTAAGAAGATTATTAAAGGAGATTCAAAATCCGCATCTATAGCTGCGGCATCGATAATAGCTAAAGAATATAGAGATGACTTAATGCGAGAACTTCATCAACACTATCCTAATTATGGCTTTGATAAGCATAAAGGTTATGGAACTGCCGCGCATTTAGCTGCATTGAAGGCTTTTGGCCCTTGTGATTGTCATAGAAAGAGTTTTGCTCCCATAAGGCAGGTATTCTAG
- the rplS gene encoding 50S ribosomal protein L19 has protein sequence MGNLIKELQDEQLRTEALTDFRVGDTIRVATKIVDGGKERTQVFQGTVMARRGGGAGETVALHRVAYGEGMEKSFLLHSPKIVSIEVVKRGKVSRARLYYLKGKTGKAAKVKEYIGPRAAKK, from the coding sequence ATGGGGAACTTAATTAAAGAATTGCAAGACGAACAACTTCGAACGGAAGCTCTTACAGATTTTCGTGTGGGTGATACAATTCGTGTGGCTACAAAAATTGTAGACGGTGGTAAAGAACGTACACAGGTATTCCAAGGAACAGTGATGGCCCGTAGAGGCGGAGGAGCCGGAGAAACTGTTGCTTTGCACCGCGTGGCTTACGGTGAAGGTATGGAAAAGAGTTTTTTACTTCATAGTCCTAAGATCGTAAGTATTGAAGTAGTAAAACGCGGTAAAGTTTCTCGAGCGCGTCTATACTACTTGAAAGGTAAGACTGGTAAGGCTGCTAAAGTTAAAGAATATATTGGTCCTAGAGCTGCTAAGAAATAG
- the trmD gene encoding tRNA (guanosine(37)-N1)-methyltransferase TrmD: MEIEILSLFPDYFDSPLRSSILGRAIKNGLLKIQSRDIRDFGLGKWKQVDDAPFNNDGMLLMAEPVVQAIRHIKRSDTRVIHLSPQGMLLTAQKSRELAKCSHLIFLCGHYEGIDERALESEVDEEISIGDYVLTNGGIAALVVIDALSRFIPGVLGNQESAEKDSLENGLLEGPQYTRPRVFEGKEVPQVLLQGDHQAIARWRKKVSLDRTRERRPDLYVRYLYDRENKEIFPQEEDPKRCTLEGESAVVLKVEDVQRSRKFYSKMFRLNQPGNDKLQIPGKTQMVLHLQEVGLENKNTAILSLRLDCEDDFFNFLGRWKMLGGTLEQADDRGAVRVVRDFDGHQWMISYKKAK; encoded by the coding sequence ATGGAGATCGAGATACTTTCTTTATTCCCAGACTATTTTGATAGCCCCTTACGTTCCAGTATTTTGGGCAGGGCTATTAAGAACGGGCTGTTAAAAATTCAATCCAGAGATATACGAGATTTTGGATTAGGAAAGTGGAAGCAAGTAGATGACGCTCCATTTAATAATGATGGAATGCTTCTTATGGCAGAGCCTGTAGTACAGGCAATACGACATATTAAAAGAAGTGATACCAGGGTAATACATCTTTCTCCTCAAGGAATGCTTTTAACAGCACAAAAGAGCCGAGAATTGGCGAAGTGTTCTCATTTGATATTCTTATGTGGGCACTATGAAGGAATTGACGAAAGAGCTTTAGAAAGTGAAGTGGATGAAGAGATAAGTATCGGAGATTATGTTTTAACTAATGGTGGAATTGCTGCTTTAGTCGTAATCGATGCTTTATCTCGGTTTATCCCCGGAGTTTTGGGAAACCAGGAAAGTGCGGAAAAAGATTCTCTAGAAAATGGATTATTAGAGGGACCTCAATATACACGTCCTCGAGTATTTGAAGGTAAAGAGGTTCCCCAAGTGCTTCTTCAAGGAGACCATCAAGCAATTGCTCGATGGAGAAAGAAAGTAAGTTTAGATAGAACCCGAGAAAGGCGCCCTGATTTATATGTGCGCTATCTTTATGATCGAGAGAACAAGGAAATTTTCCCACAGGAAGAAGATCCAAAACGGTGTACATTAGAAGGGGAGAGTGCTGTAGTTTTAAAGGTGGAAGATGTACAGCGATCTCGCAAATTTTATTCTAAGATGTTTAGATTAAATCAACCTGGCAATGATAAACTACAAATCCCGGGAAAGACGCAAATGGTTCTACATTTGCAAGAAGTAGGGTTAGAAAATAAAAATACAGCCATTTTGTCGCTTCGATTGGATTGTGAGGACGATTTTTTTAATTTTTTAGGACGATGGAAGATGCTTGGAGGGACTCTAGAACAAGCTGATGATCGTGGAGCGGTGAGAGTAGTACGTGATTTTGACGGACATCAATGGATGATCTCTTACAAAAAGGCAAAATAG
- a CDS encoding 30S ribosomal protein S16: protein MALKIRLRQQGRRNHVVYRLVLADVESPRDGRYIELLGWYDPHSAVNYQLKSDRIFHWLSQGAELTEKAAVLIRQGAPGVYSELMAKQTARKAAICQKRRAYRQRRASKRAEAVKAVAK from the coding sequence GTGGCGTTAAAAATTCGTTTACGACAACAAGGGCGAAGAAATCACGTAGTCTATAGATTAGTACTTGCTGATGTTGAGTCTCCTCGTGATGGTAGATACATAGAATTATTAGGTTGGTACGATCCTCATAGTGCTGTTAACTATCAATTGAAAAGTGATAGAATTTTCCATTGGTTGAGTCAAGGTGCTGAACTTACAGAAAAAGCTGCTGTTTTGATTAGACAAGGCGCTCCTGGAGTTTATAGCGAATTGATGGCTAAACAAACTGCTCGTAAAGCTGCTATATGTCAGAAACGTCGCGCTTATCGTCAACGTCGTGCTTCAAAAAGAGCTGAAGCTGTAAAAGCTGTTGCGAAATAG
- the ffh gene encoding signal recognition particle protein — protein MISSLSQKLSSIFSSLVSSRRITEENISEAIREVRLALLDADVNYHVVKSFIAKVKEKILGEEVWKHVSPGQQFIRYLHEELTELLGGKADLVTSGNPGVILLCGLQGTGKTTTCAKLAAYVLEERKAKKVLVVPCDLKRFAAIDQLRNLISKTQAELYNSEGQDPVKVVSQALDYAKQHGHDLILIDTAGRLHVDEVLMEELVSIQKISKSCERLFVMNLAMGQDAVTTAKAFDDYLDLTGVIISMTDGDARAGAVLSMKSLLGKPIKFEGCGEKIQDLRLFNAESMADRILGMGDTVHFVQKMRECISEEEDEELGKKLIESTFTYEDYYKQIKAFRRMGPLRKLMGMMPSFGGAKPSDKDIADSEEHMKKTEAIILSMTPQERKEGVDLDMSRMKRIAAGCGLTLGDVNQFRKRMAQSKKFFKNMSKERIEQMKKKMSGGNLWR, from the coding sequence ATGATCAGTTCTTTATCGCAAAAACTATCCTCAATTTTTTCTTCGCTGGTTTCCTCTCGTAGAATTACTGAAGAAAATATCTCTGAAGCGATCCGGGAAGTCCGCTTAGCCCTACTAGACGCCGATGTGAATTACCATGTCGTCAAAAGTTTTATTGCTAAGGTAAAGGAAAAAATTCTCGGAGAGGAAGTATGGAAACATGTTTCTCCCGGACAGCAGTTTATACGATATTTGCATGAAGAATTGACAGAATTGCTTGGAGGCAAGGCCGACTTAGTTACTTCAGGGAATCCTGGGGTTATTTTACTTTGTGGCTTACAAGGAACGGGAAAAACTACGACATGTGCTAAACTCGCTGCCTATGTTCTAGAGGAACGCAAGGCAAAGAAGGTATTAGTTGTTCCCTGCGATTTAAAACGCTTTGCAGCAATAGATCAATTAAGAAACTTGATTTCAAAAACCCAAGCCGAACTGTATAATAGCGAAGGTCAGGATCCTGTGAAAGTAGTTTCTCAGGCTTTAGACTATGCAAAACAGCATGGTCATGATCTTATTTTGATTGATACAGCAGGCCGATTGCATGTGGATGAAGTGTTGATGGAAGAATTGGTTTCCATACAAAAAATCTCTAAATCATGTGAACGGCTATTTGTTATGAACTTGGCTATGGGACAGGACGCTGTTACCACAGCCAAAGCGTTTGATGATTATTTAGATCTCACAGGAGTAATTATCTCCATGACAGATGGAGATGCTAGAGCCGGAGCTGTATTGTCGATGAAAAGTTTATTGGGAAAACCAATAAAATTTGAAGGCTGTGGTGAGAAAATACAAGATCTTCGACTTTTTAATGCTGAATCTATGGCGGATCGCATTTTAGGTATGGGAGACACCGTGCATTTTGTCCAAAAAATGCGTGAATGTATTTCTGAAGAAGAGGACGAAGAGCTTGGGAAAAAATTAATAGAATCGACCTTCACTTATGAAGATTATTATAAACAGATAAAGGCGTTTCGACGTATGGGTCCACTTAGAAAGCTTATGGGGATGATGCCGAGTTTTGGCGGTGCTAAACCTAGCGATAAAGATATAGCGGATTCTGAAGAGCATATGAAAAAAACAGAAGCGATTATCCTTTCTATGACTCCCCAAGAAAGAAAAGAGGGAGTTGATCTAGACATGAGTCGCATGAAAAGAATAGCTGCTGGCTGCGGATTGACTTTAGGTGATGTAAACCAGTTCCGTAAGCGTATGGCACAATCTAAAAAGTTTTTCAAAAATATGAGTAAAGAGAGAATAGAACAAATGAAAAAGAAAATGTCTGGAGGAAACCTGTGGCGTTAA